A genomic stretch from Octopus bimaculoides isolate UCB-OBI-ISO-001 chromosome 15, ASM119413v2, whole genome shotgun sequence includes:
- the LOC106874104 gene encoding protein canopy homolog 2 isoform X1, which yields MLNSLPLNPISFGHAEMQCSPSRLLWPVSIFLSLLLLLLLSAVEAKSNIEEMKCAVCRVLVGETNYRINLVDPKKKVQVGSFRVDPDGNQNTHEVPYGRSELHLVEIMENLCESTKHYAETTNKLGKKTLIRTMTYTGEAVSLDDFKVNSELSEKLKYMCDNILEEYEEKMIELFRRLDIKDHGTRLCRDVMRVCTSDDMEVEMPKAPLKKDVVEAAEAKRKASSEESDEDDKSDEETDDDDDDDDDKDKKKNEEL from the exons ATGTTGAATTCTCTGCCCCTGAATCCAATCAGTTTTGGCCACGCCGAG ATGCAGTGTTCACCATCAAGGCTGCTGTGGCCAGTGTCCATATTCTTGTctctgctactacttctacttctctCAGCGGTTGAGGCAAAGTCCAACATTGAAGAAATGAAGTGTGCAG TTTGCCGAGTTCTTGTAGGAGAAACAAATTATAGAATAAATCTTGTAGACCCAAAGAAAAAAGTTCAAGTTGGAAGTTTTCGTGTCGACCCAGACGGTAATCAAAATACACATGAG GTTCCATATGGAAGATCCGAGCTTCATTTAGTAGAGATTATGGAAAATTTGTGTGAGTCTACGAAACATTATGCTGAGACTACAAACAAACTGGGGAAGAAGACCTTAATTCGGACGATGACATACACTGGTGAAGCTGTGTCACTCGATGACTTCAAAGTAAATTCTGAACTCTCAGAGAAACTAAAATATATG tgtgaCAACATCCTGGAGgaatatgaagagaaaatgatTGAATTATTCCGAAGACTTGACATCAAAGACCATGGCACCAGGTTGTGTCGGGATGTGATGC GTGTGTGCACATCTGATGACATGGAGGTTGAAATGCCAAAAGCCCCGCTCAAGAAAGATGTGGTAGAGGCGGCAGAAGCCAAGAGAAAAGCCAGCAGTGAGGAATCGGATGAAGATGATAAAAGTGATGAGGAaactgacgacgacgatgacgatgatgatgacaaagacaagaagaaaaatgaagaattataA
- the LOC106874104 gene encoding protein canopy homolog 2 isoform X2: MQCSPSRLLWPVSIFLSLLLLLLLSAVEAKSNIEEMKCAVCRVLVGETNYRINLVDPKKKVQVGSFRVDPDGNQNTHEVPYGRSELHLVEIMENLCESTKHYAETTNKLGKKTLIRTMTYTGEAVSLDDFKVNSELSEKLKYMCDNILEEYEEKMIELFRRLDIKDHGTRLCRDVMRVCTSDDMEVEMPKAPLKKDVVEAAEAKRKASSEESDEDDKSDEETDDDDDDDDDKDKKKNEEL; encoded by the exons ATGCAGTGTTCACCATCAAGGCTGCTGTGGCCAGTGTCCATATTCTTGTctctgctactacttctacttctctCAGCGGTTGAGGCAAAGTCCAACATTGAAGAAATGAAGTGTGCAG TTTGCCGAGTTCTTGTAGGAGAAACAAATTATAGAATAAATCTTGTAGACCCAAAGAAAAAAGTTCAAGTTGGAAGTTTTCGTGTCGACCCAGACGGTAATCAAAATACACATGAG GTTCCATATGGAAGATCCGAGCTTCATTTAGTAGAGATTATGGAAAATTTGTGTGAGTCTACGAAACATTATGCTGAGACTACAAACAAACTGGGGAAGAAGACCTTAATTCGGACGATGACATACACTGGTGAAGCTGTGTCACTCGATGACTTCAAAGTAAATTCTGAACTCTCAGAGAAACTAAAATATATG tgtgaCAACATCCTGGAGgaatatgaagagaaaatgatTGAATTATTCCGAAGACTTGACATCAAAGACCATGGCACCAGGTTGTGTCGGGATGTGATGC GTGTGTGCACATCTGATGACATGGAGGTTGAAATGCCAAAAGCCCCGCTCAAGAAAGATGTGGTAGAGGCGGCAGAAGCCAAGAGAAAAGCCAGCAGTGAGGAATCGGATGAAGATGATAAAAGTGATGAGGAaactgacgacgacgatgacgatgatgatgacaaagacaagaagaaaaatgaagaattataA